One genomic window of Corynebacterium pseudotuberculosis includes the following:
- a CDS encoding MarR family winged helix-turn-helix transcriptional regulator: MAKDHALDELICFQLYTASRLMQRIYRPYFDDWGITYPQYLVLVCLWERDGRSIGQLADPLNLDSGTLSPLLQRMEDNGFVRRKHVTDDFRRLRIFLTAKGKRLKPLADKMQEELVETLRLDYQDLAAVHDLVNKISP; this comes from the coding sequence ATGGCCAAAGATCATGCACTTGATGAGCTCATCTGCTTTCAGTTATATACAGCATCTCGTCTGATGCAGCGTATATATCGCCCTTATTTCGACGACTGGGGTATCACCTATCCGCAGTACCTGGTTCTCGTCTGCTTATGGGAACGCGATGGCAGATCGATTGGTCAGCTTGCAGATCCACTGAATTTGGATAGCGGAACCCTGTCTCCTCTGCTGCAGCGCATGGAGGATAATGGGTTTGTTCGTCGTAAGCATGTAACGGATGATTTTCGAAGATTACGTATTTTTCTTACTGCTAAAGGCAAGCGGCTCAAACCGCTTGCCGATAAAATGCAAGAGGAACTCGTGGAGACACTCAGGCTTGATTACCAAGACCTTGCAGCTGTACACGACCTCGTGAACAAAATTAGCCCCTAA